In Oryza sativa Japonica Group chromosome 1, ASM3414082v1, the genomic stretch ACCAACTGTATTGAAGCCTACTTATTTACTCTTGTTGGTTTGTCACCACCATAAAGGCATAAAAAACATAAGGAGATTGTAGTTTTGACTACTGGGATTGCAAATGAGTCAAGTATTTGATTTACTGGATTTaacataaaagtaatttacttaCTGAAAGAGTTCAGATTTCCTGTATATGTCACAGAAATCAACATCCAGTGCCTGTTCTTGAGAAACTGTTGTCACCTCCAACATCCACGTGGCTGGATTGTAGCCATCTGTAATTTTGCTGACTCCTTGGATCCCCTTGAGAACACGAAACAATATAAGATTAGCACAGTCTTGAACAAACCAAACGGAGGTATATTGAAACTTGTGTAATATTAGTATACCTCGAAATACTTAATCAGCTCTGAAGAATGATGGCCTAATGGGCCAACATAtatttcttctcctcctcgcttCATAAGGAAAAGCTGCAAATAATAAAACATTTAGGACCATGTACATTTATCTAAAAAGATTTAGGACCATAGAACATTATTCACATAAAACGTTACATCACATCAAACGtcacatttatatatttttttgaatagGACGAATAGTCTAACATCACAtcaaaagtcaatggtgtcatatTTAAGATAACGAAGCAAGTAGCAAATATTCCAACGTATGCTCACCTCATCAAATGCTTCAAATATGTCAATACTAGGCTGATGAATCGTGCATACCACAGTTCTACCAGTATTGACAGTATTTCTCACTGTCCTCATCACAATGGCAGCTGCTCGGGCATCAAGCCCTGAAGTTGGCTCATCCATGAAAATGATTGAAGGATTAGCAACAAGCTCTACGGCAATGGTCAGTCTCTTCCTCTGCTCAATTGAGAGGCCATTAACTCCAGGAAGACCAACTAAAGCATCTCTCAAAGGCTTGAGCTCCACAAGCTCCATCACCTCCTCAATGAACATCTGCATAGATAAAGGTTAAGGAATTTTATCCATTGAGTATCAGCTGAGAATGAATTACAACCATTTTGCTTGACTGACCTTTCTTGTGTTTGAATCTACATCCTTGGGAAGCCGGAGCCAAGCTGAGAAAAGCAGTGACTCAGAGACTGTCACTTGAGGTGAGTGGATGTCGTTCTGTTCACAGTATCCTGATACACGTGCAAACGTCTCTTGTTTCTTTGGGTATCCTGATATGGAGATGTTGCCTTCAATGTAACCACCTGTTTTTCTCCCTGCTAACACATCCATCAGAGTAGTCTTTCCAGCACCACTAACACCCATAAGTGCAGTCAACACTCCTGGCCTGAAACACCCACTGACACCTTTAAGGAGTTCCAACCGGTCCTCAACTATTCCATGTGCTTTCATTtcctgaatttgaattttaatttaatACAGAGGGTCAAGATAAATTAATCATCATTGACTCACTGGTGGACATTGTAAgttaaaaaattgaaataactTACCTGTGGCATATCGACAGAATATTTGATGTCCTCGAAAGTGAGTGAAAGTGGGGTAAAGGGGAGAACCATACCCCTTTGTGTAGGTTGAGAATTATCAGCAATTTCTGAACCAGTTCCGGTGCTGCCTACTATTGCTAAATTATTACTTGATGCCATGGTATCAACGTCTAGAACATTACCATTGATGTTTGCTTGCTTCTCCTTCAGCTCCTCTTCTGATATTGATGGTTGGGACTTACCATCGGCTGTATAATCAGAAGATGAAAACCATTCTAAGGTAAGAACGATGAGCAAGCTTGATGATTTTGAGGTGCTTCTGTGTCACTGTGTTGTTATCTTAGTGTTTAGTCTACGGATTTTGGGTTGGTGTTTGCATTATCTTCTATCTATTTGCTTGAAATGAGGCAGAACTGCCATgctttatatcaaaaaaaaaagaaagaaaaatagcaaaccAATTCGGAAGGAACTCACGTTTGAGGTATGTTAGTGCAAGAGTAAAGAGAATATTGAAGAGCATGATGAATCCGAGCAATGCACCAAAGCCAATCCAATACCACTTGGCTTCAGGGAAGATTCCACGGGACATAAGGGCTTGCACGCCTAGGGTCTCGTTGGAGAGAGAATTATTCAAGACTTTGTCCCAGCTGTGCCCCAAAAACTCATTCACTGAGACGGCATTCTGTGCATACATCATCGGAGATATCCAGTAGCCCCAAATCCACCATTTATTCACTTTATCTGCGAGTACATTCATAAACAAGATAAATACCCCGTCACGTTGCTGCGGGAAATTAAGTTGCACAATATGTACAAATAAgatgaaatataaatattaaaactaaaacaaattgatacttatgaattttgagGCCTAAAAAAATTGAGATTACTTGGTGTTAttagagaagaaagaagagacaatttgaaccatagatcTATTATCCAATGGCTAAAAATAATTGTCGCGTTGCTACAGAAAATTAAGTTGCACAATATATACACATAAGATGAAATATGAgtattaaaactaaaacaaattgatACTTATGAATTCTGAggcctaaaaaaaattgagattaCTTGGTGTTAttagagaagaaagaagagacaatttgAACCATATATCTATCATTCAATGGCTAGAAATAATTGGGTTgatgtggcttaatgagagaagagagaaataacattaactacacttagtggggatgaactatataagtatataggataagAACTTGCCTTACTAAAAAAAGTGCAACAATGAAAATAACTACATAGTACAGAGATGAAGTTTTACCTCTTGCTAGAATAAAACCACCCAGAACCATAAAGATTAGCAACATGAACGATCCAAAGACATTTGCAACAATCAGGTTCCGTGCTGCCCCGCCAACAAATCTGAAGAGTGCTGCTGCCATCTGACTGACTGCTAACATAAGCAGATACTGCTTGAAGAACCTAACGCCACAACAATTCACGAGTAAAGAATAGCTAGTGAATGAAGTTCGATAAGATACAGTGACCAATGGTTTTCTCCAAAAATCTCACCTGCCTACATTCGGATCAAACCCAATCACATAGTACGACATGAAACAAAACCCACCAACTTCAATAAAGGACATTGGGGACTTGAGGATCCATGAGGGTATGGTGTAGGTCCATGCTGGAAAGAATAAGAGGTCTCTCTGCTTGAAGAAAACTGGCAGCTTAAAAATGGTTAACGGTAGCTCAGATAAGCCATTGAGCATTATCATCATCACTGCAAAAAAGAGTGCGCCCATGAAGATGACTCCATCAGCCACTGAATCACGGTGCATCTTTGTACGAAAGAAGACAGTCATTGCCATTGCTGACACCGTCATCAGCTGCCATACGAATTACGCAAGAAGTCAGTCATGACGTCGTTGGTTTGCCACATATACCAATTACTCGATTTGTTTGAATGAATCTCTAACAACCTGGATGGTTCTGAAGATATAGACGAAGGAATTCCTCTTGATAAGCAATAACTCCCGGTCGATATTTGCCTTCAGCAGTTCCATGGCACTAACACCATACCTTGAGGTGGTCAATGCAGCCGGATGGCTTTTGCTCTTGTCGAATGGAGTGGCAAGCTCGTTTGCTATACTTCTCCCAGTGTGGAAGGACTGGAATGCGCTAGCAAATTCCTTTATTGGCACATACCGGTAGGGCTTGTCATGCTGCGCCCAGTACTGCTTCTGATCTTTCCTGGAAGTTACCTGCTCAAAATTTCCATATAGATATATAACTAACAAATttgtgcatatatatttttgaacatTGTAGAATCACTCACTTCCTGTAAGAAGTCAGCAACACCCTTCCTCTCAGGGCACTTGAACCCCATCAACTCAAAGAATTCGAGCACATTCTCTCGAGGGCCCTGGTACACGATATGGCCATCGGAGAGGAGTATGATGTCGTCAAATAGGTCGTATGTCTCAGGAGCTGGCTGCAACAATGAGATGACTGCTGTGCCGCCAAGGATGTGGATGGTCTGCCTGAGTGACTTCACGATCTGGAACGTAGTTGAGCTATCGAGCCCAGTCGATATCTCATCCATGAAAAATGCATTGGCTGGCCCAACAAGCATCTCACCTGGAAGAAACAGTCAATCAAAACATTGTCCAGCAAATCCCATGTTCTGAAAGTGAAATTCTATCTTTTTACCTGTGGTGACACGCTTCCGTTGTCCACCGGAGATACCCCTCACCATATCATCTCCTACCATCGTGTCAGCACATATTTCCAGTCCTAATATCTGCATTAAGTAACATGTAAATATTAAACAAGACGATTTCGCTTAATCCAAATTGAAATCACTAGCTATTGTAGCTCAGAGATGCATGCACCTTTAGTATATAGTCAGTAATCAAATTGCTCTCTTGTCCCTCCATTGCTGAAGCCTGATGAAGTTAAGACAAAAAATTTATAGCAATtcctcactcaaatttacaccAGAGTAATTCTTATTCTATATAGGATTTGCAAATTTTCACCTTCATAAACGCATCAACATCAGCATCAGGCTTGATATTTGCCGCCTTCTCTCGCCTTGTCAGCTCGGTCAACATATCTATTGACATAACAATTGAACTTGATAAGCATATCAATCAACCCTTGACGATCAGGAAAGGCAAATTCTGCAGAAAAGAATGTATACCAAAGCGGCTTCCAACACCCTGGCAGCGCGCCGAGAATGAGAGTGTCTCCCGAACGGTCATTTCCCCGATATGAAGGTCATGTTGGCTGATGTACGCAGCAGTCCTCTGTGGCACAAAGTCCTCCATCTGGTGTCCGTTGTAAGTTACTTGGCCAGAGAACTGCACGATATTTTTACTCCCAGTATAAATTGTGTATGTTGGTAATCAGTAATGTCACTCTACAGCGAGGTTTACATTCTTTTGGGACATGTCCCCTAAGATAAGTTCTCTGTTCGCGAGAACTTTGTTTCTAGTATCTTAGAGGAATTTTACAGTCCTTGAAAAAGTACTTTGaggtacctaaattttacactaaaatttttggTGCCTCGAGATACTTAGGCTATGTTCATTACTTGGGGGTTAGGAACCCATCTCCCCGCAtagaaaacggagcagtccattaacacatgattaattaagtattagctaatttttttttgaaaatggattaatttgattttttaagcaattttcgtataaaaactttttgcaaaaaaacacatcgtttaacagtttaaaaggcgtgcgcgcgaaaaacgagagataGGGGTTGGGAACTAGCAGTTCTGAACGCAGCCTTAGTATCTAAAGATATcaaattttatactagaaaatatggtacctcTAGATACATTTTCAAGGATTATAAAATTACCCACTATCTTAATGCAATAATGCCTGGGCCTTTTACGCATTCCCCAAACAAAGCTCTCTGTTTTTTGGCGAACTATATACTACATTAAAGATGAAGTGGAGACTGGTTTGCTAAAGCTAAAGGCCTCATTACATTGCAGTTACTGCAAAACAAGTGAAGAAAGATTATTGCAAACCTTGAGGTCTTTGAGCCTTCCGGCCAAAGCAAGTAGAAATGTGGTCTTGCCAGATCCGGGTGGGCCTAACAACAGAGTCATCCTGTACAAACAAAGGAACGCGATGTTGTACTGATGTAGGAGAAACACAAAAGTTGAATTCCAAAATATCTTGGTTAACAATTAATCTATACTAAACTCCGTTACAATGCTTCAAAATTTCCCCAATAAACGTTGTATATATGAAGCAGAAGCGAAAACACgatgcttgttttttttcttttcacctTTTGGGCTTGATGATGCCACTGATGTCGTGGAGGATGCGCAATGTCTGCTTCCGAGTGGGTAGAATGCCCAGCGCGTTGGCGGCCTCCTCGATCTTGTTGGTGATGGAGTTGAGGACGGTGGGGATGCCGCTGTTGCCGACGcggacctccgcctccacctccaggtGCTCGAACCGCACCTCGATCGTCGGCATGTCGATCCCCACCCTGCACATCCAAGCGCACAACCCCAATATCAGCCAGCCACGCGCGCAAATCATCAAACACCCAGCAGACAAAAGCTATAGCCCACCGGCTGATGCGCTCCTTGAGCTTGAGCAGGAAGcgctcgttgtcgtcgtcggcgacgcggACGAGCCGTTCGAGCAGCGCGCGCCGCTCGTGCGGGCCGAGGCTGTGCAcgtccaccaccaccctcctccccccgccgccgccgcccgcctcgccaccctcgccctccaccatcggcaggatggcgGCGCGCACACGGTCGTACGTGGGGAGCTTCTGGAGCGCCGCCCACCGcagcgcctcctcgtcgtcctcctcccctctcatcctcctcgacgacgacgacgacgaccgcgagaACGCGCCGTTGCCGTCCGCGCTCAGCCACATGGACGCCATCGAACCCCCGCCCTCCCTCCGGAAGCTCGCCGCCTTCTGCATCTCCACCACCCCCGCACTGCTCATCTCCTCGATCCCTCCCCTACAAACCTCGCCGGAAAATGCAAAACCCCACCgtgttttctctctctctcgtcgatGCCGCGGCGCctgctacgacgacgacgacgcctgaAGAGTGAAGAGTACGAGGCGAGAGGGGGATATATGTAGGGGGGACGCGGCAACGTGACGGGTTGACACGACGGAAACGCGCGCATTCGAGAGCGTGGCCTGCCAGCATAGTAAAAAAACCGGATCGGACCGGCGGTTGAACCGGGAAAAACTGGAACCAATGACCTTAGCGGTTCGGTTCAACAAAAAGTCCAACACTACAATCGAACCGATTAAAAACCGATGAACCGGACGGTTTTATAGAACCAGTGAACCGGTAGTGGTTTTCTAAGAACCGATTTTTAATTTGTCCTATTAGTATGGcattataaatttattatgttaCCACactagatttatttatttatgttgtGGCTATATAACAATAGATATACTAGGTTATTTATGATATTTTCACTAATTTGTGATGATTCTATATTTAAAATAATACAAATCGAATATACTATGCCTGCCAGACTACCACGCTGGCACGCTGCTAAGCTAGCTGTTGAGGGAGATTTGGTTCACGTTCTAGCTCATGGCATCATCGATCGGTCGCTCTCTCGGATTAGTTATAAGCATTTCTTTAATTTGATTTGATACTATCTGATCTGACTATCTGGGCGATTAATTCAACATTCAACAGAGATATGATCTACAAGCTAGTTGCAGCTAGTGCTTCAGTTCTAATTTGGTTGCACGAAATGAGGATCACACTAATTGTTAATTATATGTGATTGATTAATAGTACTGGCCCCAGCTTATCTTACGTGTTTGGATCACTTGTATAAACTACTCCATAAACTGAAGATTTGTTTCCATGTGGGCAAGCTACATATGCATGTGTAAGGCCCACCAGAACATATGTACCAATGCAAGGCTGTACATTTGTAcatgtacaaaaaaaaaatacatagacCTAGCTAGTACTTTTATGTACCATGAAAGcatgctttttttaaaaaaagtttatttgAGATGATGAAAGGCGTGTTCATAAAATATGAATTCGGTAGCTACAATCTTGATTTTTGTCCCTTTGTTTATTGTTGATCAAAAACCACAACTACTCCTAGAAGAATTCTTCTCCGGCCGCCTGGCGTCTCCCTGATTTTTTTATGAACGATCGAGATTCTCGGCGAGACGAAGAACAACGTGCAAAGGAAGCCGTGTTTTTAGCTAGGGACGATTAGCTGGTTAATTATCACAAATCTCTGCTATAAGCTTTGTTAGGATTTTCTGACAACTGCAAATTAATGGGTGACGATGTTTGATTGATTAGCCTGCTTGCACCGTATCTATGGCTGAGCCACGACGTTTTCAGCATTCATCCATGGATCGCCACTAAATTTTCATCCAAAGGATAAGAAAAGtgattaaaatttaaaagtcCCCTAAGATCCAGATAGCCCCTAATTTTCATCTAAAATGTCCtcggtcacaactcacaagtgtCACAAGAGACCGCGATGTTTTTAAGCATTTATCTATGCAACGCCGCTAATTTTCATCTAAAGGATTAAAAAAGTCATTAAGAGGTCATCTAGAATCTAAACAGCCCCTACTTCGCGTTCTCAGCTTCGTTTGATTGGTAATATACTCCTGGTCCGGATGAAGTAACGATGATTAGATACTACCTATATTAtaagcctttttcattttttcctagccatattttttaagttaaaaaagtttgattaagtttatagaaaaatatagtaatattttaaacacaaaacaaacatattatcaaaatatattagatATTGATTccaatgaaactaatttgatgttatagattgctaaattttttcataaacttaactaaaattttaaaaagtttgattagaaaaagaaacaaaatgatTTATAAAATGGGATAGAGCAGGGTAGTTTATAATagggaaattttgctacaggaaaCTGCTATTGTCTTGTTTTAGCTCTAGGACACCGAAAAATGACTTTTGGAGAAAAACACTCCATAATCGTGGTATTTTGCCAGTGGATACCACGCcgactaaaataataatttccgattgaagaggagagagaaatcgcatgaaatgtcaaaaatgcccttgggcccacatgttaaCTCTCCTATCTTGTatatgtggggtccacgtggcaGTGACttgggcg encodes the following:
- the LOC124403964 gene encoding ABC transporter G family member 35, whose protein sequence is MSSAGVVEMQKAASFRREGGGSMASMWLSADGNGAFSRSSSSSSRRMRGEEDDEEALRWAALQKLPTYDRVRAAILPMVEGEGGEAGGGGGGRRVVVDVHSLGPHERRALLERLVRVADDDNERFLLKLKERISRVGIDMPTIEVRFEHLEVEAEVRVGNSGIPTVLNSITNKIEEAANALGILPTRKQTLRILHDISGIIKPKRMTLLLGPPGSGKTTFLLALAGRLKDLKFSGQVTYNGHQMEDFVPQRTAAYISQHDLHIGEMTVRETLSFSARCQGVGSRFDMLTELTRREKAANIKPDADVDAFMKASAMEGQESNLITDYILKILGLEICADTMVGDDMVRGISGGQRKRVTTGEMLVGPANAFFMDEISTGLDSSTTFQIVKSLRQTIHILGGTAVISLLQPAPETYDLFDDIILLSDGHIVYQGPRENVLEFFELMGFKCPERKGVADFLQEVTSRKDQKQYWAQHDKPYRYVPIKEFASAFQSFHTGRSIANELATPFDKSKSHPAALTTSRYGVSAMELLKANIDRELLLIKRNSFVYIFRTIQLMTVSAMAMTVFFRTKMHRDSVADGVIFMGALFFAVMMIMLNGLSELPLTIFKLPVFFKQRDLLFFPAWTYTIPSWILKSPMSFIEVGGFCFMSYYVIGFDPNVGRFFKQYLLMLAVSQMAAALFRFVGGAARNLIVANVFGSFMLLIFMVLGGFILARDKVNKWWIWGYWISPMMYAQNAVSVNEFLGHSWDKVLNNSLSNETLGVQALMSRGIFPEAKWYWIGFGALLGFIMLFNILFTLALTYLKPDGKSQPSISEEELKEKQANINGNVLDVDTMASSNNLAIVGSTGTGSEIADNSQPTQRGMVLPFTPLSLTFEDIKYSVDMPQEMKAHGIVEDRLELLKGVSGCFRPGVLTALMGVSGAGKTTLMDVLAGRKTGGYIEGNISISGYPKKQETFARVSGYCEQNDIHSPQVTVSESLLFSAWLRLPKDVDSNTRKMFIEEVMELVELKPLRDALVGLPGVNGLSIEQRKRLTIAVELVANPSIIFMDEPTSGLDARAAAIVMRTVRNTVNTGRTVVCTIHQPSIDIFEAFDELFLMKRGGEEIYVGPLGHHSSELIKYFEGIQGVSKITDGYNPATWMLEVTTVSQEQALDVDFCDIYRKSELFQRNKALIQELSTPPPGSSELYFPTQYSQSFLIQCLACLWKQHLSYWRNPPYNAIRLFFTTVIALIFGTIFWDLGGKMGQSQDLFNAMGSMYAAVLFIGVLNGQSVQPVVSVERTVFYRERAAGMYSALPYAFGQVAIEFPYTLVQSVIYSIIVYSMIGFQWTVAKFFWYLFFMFFTLLYFTFYGMMAVGLTPSYHVASIVSSAFYAIWNLFTGFVISRPATPVWWRWYCWICPVAWTLYGLIVSQYGDIVTPMDDGIPVNVFVENYFDFKHSWLGFVAVVIVAFTMLFAFLFGFAIMKLNFQKR